From the genome of Papaver somniferum cultivar HN1 chromosome 2, ASM357369v1, whole genome shotgun sequence, one region includes:
- the LOC113354479 gene encoding putative germin-like protein 2-3 has translation MRSSMSYLVVAAAFLALFSSVVYANDPSSLQDFCVAAKNPNAAVFVNGLFCKDPKLVVAEDFYLAGFNKVGIVKSAQGSLVTPANVAQIPGLNTLGISLVRIDYAPRGINPPHTHPRATEVLVVLEGSLNVGFVTKVLHKGDVFVFHIGLVHFQFNAGHIRAVAIAALSSQNPGVIIIANALFESKPSIDDDVLAKAFQVDKKVVNFIQSKF, from the exons ATGAGAAGTTCCATGAGTTATCTAGTTGTTGCTGCAGCCTTTTTGGCTTTATTTTCTTCCGTTGTCTATGCTAACGATCCAAGTTCCCTACAAGACTTCTGTGTTGCTGCTAAAAATCCTAATGCTGctg TGTTTGTGAACGGTTTATTCTGCAAAGACCCAAAGCTTGTTGTGGCCGAAGATTTCTACCTTGCAGGATTCAATAAGGTTGGAATAGTTAAGAGCGCACAAGGGTCCCTTGTAACACCAGCTAATGTTGCTCAAATTCCGGGACTCAACACTCTTGGTATCTCTTTGGTTCGCATCGATTATGCACCAAGAGGCATTAACCCTCCACATACACACCCAAGAGCCACTGAAGTTTTAGTCGTCTTGGAAGGTAGTCTTAATGTTGGATTCGTCACAAAGGTTCTTCACAAGGGAGATGTGTTTGTATTCCATATCGGACTCGTACACTTTCAATTTAATGCTGGCCATATTCGAGCCGTTGCTATTGCTGCTCTAAGCAGCCAAAATCCTGGCGTTATCATAATTGCTAATGCTCTTTTCGAATCTAAACCATCCATTGATGATGATGTTCTCGCCAAAGCTTTTCAAGTTGACAAGAAAGTAGTTAATTTTATTCAATCTAAGTTTTAA